One genomic region from Arcobacter sp. LA11 encodes:
- the moaA gene encoding GTP 3',8-cyclase MoaA, translated as MLVDGYGREVDYLRVSVTERCNFRCQYCMPEKPFSWVPKENLLSYEDLFKFIKVAIDEGVKKVRITGGEPLLREGLENFVRMIAEYKDDIDLALTTNAYLLPKAAQKLADAGLKRINVSLDSLIPEVAQKIAQKDVLATVLKGIQAADDAGLKIKVNCVPMQGVNDSELCDILDYCKERNYPVRFIEFMENDHALSGAKGYTSIQIQNIIKAKYKFEKLERTGSSPSQDYKTEDGYVFGIIEPHKDDFCATCNRIRLTASGVLIPCLYFEDSQSIKEAIQNNQIDKAAAILKDVLANKPEKNKWSEDTETSARAFYETGG; from the coding sequence ATGTTAGTAGATGGATATGGAAGAGAAGTTGATTATCTAAGAGTTTCAGTAACAGAAAGATGTAATTTTAGATGTCAATATTGTATGCCTGAGAAGCCTTTTTCGTGGGTTCCTAAAGAAAACTTACTATCATATGAAGATTTATTTAAATTTATAAAAGTTGCAATTGATGAAGGCGTAAAAAAAGTTAGAATTACTGGTGGAGAACCACTTTTAAGAGAAGGTTTAGAGAATTTTGTAAGAATGATTGCAGAATATAAAGATGATATTGACCTTGCTTTAACTACAAATGCTTACCTTTTACCAAAAGCTGCACAAAAGCTTGCAGATGCAGGATTAAAGAGAATAAATGTCTCTTTAGATAGCCTTATCCCTGAAGTTGCACAAAAAATTGCACAAAAAGATGTTTTAGCAACAGTTTTAAAAGGAATTCAAGCAGCAGATGATGCAGGACTTAAGATAAAAGTAAATTGTGTTCCTATGCAAGGTGTAAATGATAGTGAACTTTGTGATATTTTAGATTATTGTAAAGAAAGAAATTACCCTGTTAGATTTATTGAATTTATGGAAAATGATCATGCTCTTAGTGGTGCCAAAGGTTATACTTCAATTCAAATACAAAATATAATAAAAGCAAAATATAAGTTTGAAAAACTTGAAAGAACAGGAAGCTCTCCTTCTCAAGATTATAAAACAGAAGATGGTTATGTATTTGGAATAATTGAGCCGCATAAAGATGACTTCTGTGCCACATGTAATAGAATTAGATTAACTGCAAGTGGAGTTTTAATTCCATGTTTATATTTTGAAGATTCTCAAAGTATTAAAGAAGCAATTCAAAATAATCAAATTGATAAAGCTGCAGCAATACTTAAAGATGTGTTAGCAAATAAACCTGAAAAAAATAAATGGTCTGAAGATACTGAAACTTCTGCAAGGGCATTTTATGAGACTGGTGGATAA
- a CDS encoding metal-sulfur cluster assembly factor encodes MYTKEEIFKAVSTVKDPEVGFNLVEMGLIYDGICNEEGDVKVIMTLSTKACPLHQMIVQWVEEAVLRELPNAQNAEAEVVWEPAWNITMADEHVMKALSGN; translated from the coding sequence ATGTATACAAAAGAAGAAATATTTAAAGCAGTATCTACAGTAAAAGATCCCGAAGTTGGATTTAACTTAGTCGAGATGGGATTAATATATGATGGTATTTGTAATGAAGAAGGTGATGTAAAAGTTATTATGACTCTTTCTACAAAAGCTTGCCCATTACATCAAATGATAGTTCAATGGGTTGAAGAAGCTGTCTTAAGAGAGTTACCAAATGCACAAAACGCTGAAGCTGAAGTTGTATGGGAACCTGCGTGGAATATTACTATGGCAGATGAACATGTAATGAAAGCTCTATCTGGAAACTAA
- the rpsO gene encoding 30S ribosomal protein S15, protein MALDQDVKAEIIAKHRREEKDTGSAEVQIAILSEQIKVLTDHLKTNKKDHSSRLGLLKMVGKRKRLLKYLRRTDYTKFVALVADLGIRAK, encoded by the coding sequence ATGGCTTTAGATCAGGACGTAAAAGCAGAAATAATTGCTAAACACAGAAGAGAAGAAAAAGATACAGGTTCAGCAGAAGTACAAATTGCTATTCTTTCAGAGCAAATTAAAGTATTAACAGATCATTTAAAAACAAATAAAAAAGATCACTCATCAAGATTAGGTCTTTTAAAAATGGTTGGTAAAAGAAAAAGACTTCTTAAATACTTAAGAAGAACTGACTATACTAAATTCGTAGCATTAGTTGCAGATTTAGGAATCAGAGCTAAGTAA
- a CDS encoding nitrite reductase, producing the protein MKLTKVLSLATIACIGLVSTASAEIKLSEAEMKKATQVYFDRCAGCHGMLRKGALGPSLVAEKSKSMGTETLKYIINNGTPGGMPGWGKTGELTAEETELMAKYIQVKAPQPPEKSMADMKKSHKVLIPVKDRPTAPEAKNWKDYFAVILRDVGQIAIVDGVTKDVVSVVPSGFATHITRTGASGRYMYVIGRDGKASVIDLWMKVPKNVAEIRTCNDARAIDTSKHHDFKDKYAVVGCYWPPSIVTLDADTLAPLKIVSTASYTYDTQEYTREARVAAIIASHDKPEWVINVKETGQVWLYDYSNVKNPKITMVDAERYLHDGGWDLSKRYFMTAANAKNIISVIDTKEGKLVANIPSQGNKPHPGRGVNVDSKQYGPIWGTGHIGSNDIVFIGTDPVNHAKNAWKVVKKIALPGKGGGNLFIKGHPNSPYIFADRPVNPDRKLQTQLYVIDKETLEVVKTLPIPAKYLTSAFTADGKEVKSRGPVHFEFNADGSEVWTSIWGNKLKASPILVFDSKTLKLKSVIDDKRLITPTGKFNVTNTMTDTY; encoded by the coding sequence ATGAAATTGACAAAAGTATTAAGTTTAGCAACTATTGCTTGTATTGGATTGGTGTCGACTGCAAGTGCAGAGATTAAATTATCTGAAGCAGAAATGAAGAAAGCAACTCAAGTATATTTTGATAGATGTGCTGGTTGTCACGGTATGCTTAGAAAAGGTGCTTTAGGACCAAGTTTAGTAGCTGAAAAGTCTAAATCGATGGGTACTGAAACTTTAAAATATATCATTAACAACGGAACACCAGGTGGAATGCCAGGTTGGGGTAAAACTGGTGAGTTAACTGCTGAAGAAACTGAGTTAATGGCTAAATATATTCAAGTTAAAGCTCCACAACCACCTGAAAAATCAATGGCTGATATGAAGAAATCTCACAAGGTTCTTATTCCAGTTAAAGATAGACCAACAGCACCTGAAGCTAAAAACTGGAAAGATTACTTTGCAGTTATCTTAAGAGATGTAGGTCAAATTGCTATCGTTGATGGTGTTACTAAAGACGTAGTTTCTGTTGTTCCATCTGGATTCGCAACACACATTACTAGAACTGGTGCATCTGGAAGATACATGTATGTAATTGGTAGAGATGGGAAAGCATCTGTTATTGATTTATGGATGAAAGTTCCTAAAAACGTTGCTGAGATTAGAACTTGTAACGATGCAAGAGCAATCGATACTTCTAAACATCATGACTTTAAAGATAAGTATGCAGTAGTTGGTTGTTACTGGCCACCATCAATTGTTACTTTAGATGCTGATACACTAGCACCTTTAAAAATTGTTTCAACTGCAAGTTACACTTATGATACTCAAGAGTATACAAGAGAAGCTAGAGTTGCTGCAATTATTGCATCACATGATAAACCTGAATGGGTAATCAATGTAAAAGAAACAGGTCAAGTATGGTTATACGATTATTCAAACGTTAAAAACCCAAAAATTACAATGGTTGATGCAGAAAGATACCTTCACGATGGTGGATGGGATTTATCTAAGAGATACTTTATGACAGCAGCAAATGCTAAAAATATTATCTCTGTTATTGATACTAAAGAAGGTAAATTAGTAGCTAATATTCCTTCACAAGGTAACAAGCCTCACCCAGGTAGAGGTGTAAACGTTGATTCTAAACAATATGGTCCTATTTGGGGAACAGGTCACATCGGTTCTAACGATATCGTATTTATTGGTACTGACCCTGTAAACCATGCTAAAAATGCTTGGAAAGTAGTTAAGAAAATTGCATTACCAGGTAAAGGTGGAGGTAACTTATTTATTAAAGGTCACCCAAATTCACCATACATTTTTGCTGATAGACCAGTTAATCCAGATAGAAAATTACAAACTCAGCTTTACGTAATTGACAAAGAGACTTTAGAGGTTGTTAAAACTTTACCAATCCCTGCTAAGTACTTAACGTCTGCATTTACTGCTGATGGTAAAGAAGTTAAATCTAGAGGACCAGTTCACTTTGAATTCAATGCTGACGGTTCTGAAGTATGGACTTCAATTTGGGGGAACAAACTTAAAGCATCTCCAATCTTAGTTTTTGATTCAAAAACTTTAAAATTAAAATCAGTAATTGATGATAAAAGATTAATTACTCCTACAGGTAAATTTAACGTAACTAACACAATGACAGATACGTACTAA
- a CDS encoding ABC transporter ATP-binding protein, producing the protein MNIIDFENIHVSYEVKPILENINLKINSGEHWVILGANGSGKSTLIKLISNDLYPNTKYPFKKKIFEKERWSIFDLKKNLGIITNDLHNYFEKHGNFLSAYEVVLSGYYSSIGIFKHQDFTEEQHKKALEVLDFLEISHIKNKKVQHISTGQIRRCVIGRALIHEPKAFILDEPTVGLDIKAQYSFIELIRKLSYKASIILVTHHVEEIFKEISHIALMYNQTIYKQGLKKELLNSKNLSEVFDINIELENKNDRYFIKSINEKD; encoded by the coding sequence ATGAATATAATAGATTTTGAAAATATCCATGTGAGTTATGAAGTTAAGCCCATACTAGAAAATATAAATCTTAAAATAAATAGTGGTGAACATTGGGTTATTTTAGGAGCAAATGGCAGTGGAAAATCAACTTTAATAAAACTCATTTCAAATGACTTATATCCAAATACAAAGTACCCTTTTAAAAAGAAAATCTTTGAGAAGGAAAGATGGAGTATTTTTGATTTAAAAAAGAACCTTGGAATTATAACTAATGATTTACATAACTATTTTGAAAAACATGGAAATTTTTTGAGTGCTTATGAAGTTGTACTTAGTGGATATTATAGTTCAATTGGAATTTTCAAACACCAAGACTTTACAGAAGAACAGCACAAAAAAGCACTTGAAGTTTTAGATTTTTTAGAAATTTCTCATATAAAAAATAAAAAAGTACAGCACATAAGTACAGGACAAATAAGAAGGTGTGTAATCGGTCGTGCCTTAATTCATGAGCCAAAAGCTTTTATACTAGATGAGCCTACAGTTGGCTTAGATATTAAGGCACAATATAGTTTTATAGAACTAATTAGAAAACTTTCTTATAAAGCTTCAATCATTTTAGTAACTCATCATGTAGAAGAAATATTTAAAGAGATTTCTCATATAGCACTAATGTATAATCAAACTATCTATAAACAAGGATTGAAAAAAGAACTTTTAAATTCAAAGAACTTATCAGAAGTTTTTGATATAAATATAGAACTAGAAAATAAAAACGATAGATACTTTATAAAAAGTATAAATGAGAAGGATTAA
- a CDS encoding LPXTG cell wall anchor domain-containing protein — MVQVSQDFAPPFKLIAPYFIIGAIFFLLSTFIPLSINLENLHYMDSSILAWTHILLLGFVMMIIFGAMAQLIPVTLEVGHFSVEFYYIIWPLLLIGTILMSLGFFFYSALLPYGGTIVLISMFIFLAEVFLTIKKVEKFNNVIKSLIVSNVFLFLGVIVGIVLALTYAGAISADITLLLKAHVFAVVAGYICITLMALSLVLLPMFGLSHNFSQKPMNLAVIIMTIAVSLVFLSGVFNLASLDYLGYILSMISLGLFIYEVYLIYKTRARKEIDIYVKSLFVSFGSLFLAIFLTIAYFITYYQPLILTIGWLMFMGFFAFIISGHIYKIVPFLVWFEKFSPLVGKQKVPMLADMLPDTASKFQFWFSLAGLVLSTLGLLFTSNDLFKAGASFFIIGAIFLFKNLIYMIRYE; from the coding sequence ATGGTACAAGTTTCTCAAGATTTTGCACCACCTTTTAAATTAATAGCCCCTTATTTTATAATAGGAGCTATTTTTTTCCTACTTAGTACATTTATACCTCTTAGTATAAACTTAGAAAATTTACACTATATGGATTCATCAATCTTAGCCTGGACACATATTTTATTGCTTGGCTTTGTAATGATGATAATATTTGGAGCAATGGCTCAATTAATACCTGTTACCCTAGAAGTAGGTCATTTTAGTGTAGAGTTTTATTATATTATATGGCCATTACTTTTAATTGGTACAATTCTTATGTCTTTAGGCTTTTTCTTTTATAGTGCCCTATTACCATACGGAGGTACGATTGTTCTAATTTCAATGTTTATATTTTTAGCAGAAGTATTTTTAACAATTAAAAAAGTGGAAAAATTTAATAATGTAATAAAAAGTCTTATTGTTTCAAATGTATTTTTATTTTTAGGAGTTATAGTAGGAATAGTTTTAGCATTAACTTATGCTGGTGCTATTAGTGCAGATATTACACTTCTATTAAAAGCTCATGTTTTTGCAGTAGTTGCAGGATATATATGTATTACTTTGATGGCATTATCACTTGTCCTTCTTCCGATGTTTGGCTTATCTCACAATTTTTCACAAAAACCTATGAATTTAGCTGTAATAATTATGACAATAGCTGTTAGTTTAGTTTTCCTATCTGGAGTATTTAATCTTGCTTCATTAGATTATTTAGGTTATATCTTATCTATGATTTCTTTGGGATTATTTATCTATGAAGTATATTTGATATATAAAACTAGAGCTAGAAAAGAAATTGATATTTATGTAAAATCTTTATTTGTCTCTTTTGGTTCGCTATTTTTAGCAATATTTTTAACAATTGCATATTTTATTACTTACTATCAACCATTGATTTTAACCATTGGGTGGCTTATGTTTATGGGATTTTTTGCGTTTATTATTAGTGGTCATATCTATAAAATTGTTCCTTTTTTAGTTTGGTTTGAAAAATTCTCACCACTTGTAGGGAAACAAAAAGTGCCCATGTTAGCAGATATGCTTCCTGACACTGCTTCAAAATTTCAATTCTGGTTCAGTCTTGCAGGATTAGTTTTATCAACACTTGGATTACTATTTACTAGTAATGACTTATTTAAAGCAGGTGCTTCATTTTTTATTATTGGAGCAATTTTTCTATTTAAAAATTTAATATATATGATAAGGTATGAATAA
- a CDS encoding Rrf2 family transcriptional regulator: MLLTKKSEYALLSLISIAKSDSPKNVDVLSRELSIPKSFLAKIMQNLAKNDIVVSHRGVNGGFALKKPYDEITILEITTVAEERIPSVFECSPSITSCPSDIGNACSVWPLLNNLQGRINLFLEELTLKDISQ, translated from the coding sequence ATGTTACTTACAAAAAAGAGTGAATATGCTTTACTGTCTTTAATATCTATTGCGAAAAGTGATAGCCCTAAAAACGTGGATGTATTATCACGTGAGTTAAGTATTCCTAAATCTTTTTTAGCAAAAATTATGCAAAACCTTGCAAAAAATGATATCGTTGTATCTCACAGAGGGGTAAATGGTGGATTTGCATTAAAAAAACCATATGACGAAATTACAATATTAGAAATAACTACAGTTGCAGAAGAAAGAATACCATCAGTATTTGAATGTTCTCCTTCAATAACTTCTTGTCCTTCTGATATTGGAAATGCATGTAGTGTATGGCCTCTACTTAATAACCTACAAGGAAGAATTAATCTATTTTTAGAAGAGTTAACTTTAAAGGATATCTCTCAATGA
- a CDS encoding DHH family phosphoesterase — MKLFHLSHTDLDGYSCQLITKEFFKEGFFFNANYGTEVKLSIKKILNDLQEFKEEEILFLITDLNLTFNESKDLEKNINGLKEEGFNIKLQLLDHHATGKKSADAYDWYFLDTKRCAAKITYDYMLEKYNSFSAEVASWLSPLIDAVNAIDIWLDHEEKNFEFGKVLLSMISKVREINNVLFPDLNREFRLYLLKEASKYLNEIDGNIRLDNDIHSIKKSFLKQDENDNTIDNLSAKYLVNSLEELKDKLTVTYKEHKGLLTYTLGSISIPANAFLKANSDYDFFIDISKKGNASFRADGKVDVSLIAQKLANGGGHVNASGARFEDFKETIDYKVVKEFIQKKLDSL, encoded by the coding sequence ATGAAGCTATTTCATTTATCTCATACAGATTTAGATGGATACAGTTGTCAACTTATAACAAAAGAATTTTTCAAAGAGGGATTTTTTTTCAATGCCAATTATGGTACAGAAGTTAAACTAAGTATCAAAAAAATATTAAATGATTTACAAGAATTTAAAGAAGAAGAAATTCTTTTTCTAATTACTGATTTAAACTTAACATTTAACGAATCAAAAGATTTAGAAAAGAATATAAATGGATTAAAAGAAGAAGGTTTTAATATAAAACTCCAACTTCTTGATCATCATGCAACTGGTAAAAAAAGTGCAGACGCATATGATTGGTATTTTTTAGATACAAAAAGATGTGCAGCAAAGATTACTTATGACTATATGCTTGAAAAATATAATAGCTTTTCTGCTGAAGTAGCCTCTTGGTTAAGTCCATTAATAGATGCTGTTAATGCAATTGATATTTGGCTTGACCATGAAGAAAAGAATTTTGAGTTTGGAAAAGTTTTACTTAGTATGATAAGTAAGGTTCGTGAGATAAACAATGTATTGTTTCCAGATTTAAATAGAGAATTTAGACTTTATTTACTAAAAGAAGCTTCGAAATATTTAAATGAAATAGATGGAAATATTAGATTAGATAATGATATACACTCTATAAAGAAGAGCTTTTTAAAGCAAGATGAAAATGATAATACAATTGATAATTTAAGTGCAAAATATTTAGTTAATTCTTTAGAGGAATTAAAAGATAAATTAACAGTTACATATAAAGAACATAAAGGATTACTTACTTATACTTTAGGTTCTATTTCTATCCCTGCAAATGCATTTTTAAAAGCAAATTCTGATTATGATTTTTTTATTGATATTAGTAAAAAAGGAAATGCTTCCTTTAGAGCGGATGGAAAAGTTGATGTATCTTTAATTGCCCAAAAACTAGCAAATGGGGGAGGACATGTAAATGCTTCAGGAGCTAGATTTGAAGATTTTAAAGAGACTATTGATTATAAAGTAGTAAAAGAATTTATACAAAAAAAACTAGATAGTTTATAA
- a CDS encoding type IV pili methyl-accepting chemotaxis transducer N-terminal domain-containing protein yields MTTNTIRAKIQVIGAFFVILMLSIVGTTIYLNAKNKKDALIINVAGKERMLTQRISKNIFYLYHNNSKDTTELDSATEEFIYSLNSLKDGNTLTGIPKAPTDKIAAQISKIEILWNNFYNNIQRFKELLIVRDKNENELIIKSTVNSVYNTNNNLLQEVDNLVTMYTNHSENKTEYIKYFQYGFGFMIIILILYSLSQLKTMEKNAKKFFDYSQQLIQSDVDHLKPIQIEAETEIVQATDTLNCFIDKVNSAMDYSAEAIEHSKNASLKLEEITDEFDKVIDDLNNSTDISRQLNKSEDMVIQSTEDLINSTQKLQELKAELDKLILSCKSS; encoded by the coding sequence ATGACAACAAATACTATTAGAGCAAAAATTCAGGTTATTGGTGCTTTTTTTGTAATTCTTATGCTTTCAATAGTTGGAACAACTATATATCTGAATGCAAAAAATAAAAAAGATGCATTAATTATAAATGTTGCAGGAAAAGAGAGAATGTTAACACAAAGAATCTCTAAAAATATTTTTTACTTGTACCATAATAACTCAAAAGATACTACAGAACTTGATTCAGCAACAGAAGAGTTCATCTATAGTTTAAATTCTTTAAAAGATGGTAATACATTAACAGGTATTCCAAAAGCTCCAACAGATAAGATTGCAGCTCAAATATCAAAAATTGAAATTTTATGGAATAATTTTTACAACAATATACAAAGATTTAAAGAGCTTTTAATAGTAAGAGATAAAAATGAAAATGAATTGATTATTAAAAGTACTGTTAATTCTGTTTATAATACAAATAATAATCTACTGCAAGAAGTAGATAATCTTGTAACAATGTATACTAATCATAGTGAAAATAAAACAGAATATATTAAATATTTCCAATATGGGTTTGGATTTATGATTATAATTTTAATTCTATATAGTTTATCTCAGTTAAAGACAATGGAAAAAAATGCTAAAAAATTCTTTGATTATTCACAACAATTAATACAATCTGATGTGGATCATTTAAAGCCAATTCAAATAGAAGCTGAAACTGAAATTGTTCAAGCAACTGATACATTAAACTGTTTTATTGATAAAGTTAATTCCGCTATGGATTATTCTGCTGAAGCAATAGAACACTCTAAAAATGCTTCACTAAAACTAGAAGAAATTACAGACGAATTTGATAAAGTAATTGATGACTTAAATAATTCAACTGATATCTCAAGACAATTAAACAAAAGTGAAGATATGGTAATTCAATCTACTGAAGATTTAATAAATTCAACACAAAAACTTCAAGAATTAAAAGCAGAACTTGATAAATTGATTCTTAGCTGTAAAAGCAGCTAA
- a CDS encoding cbb3-type cytochrome c oxidase subunit I → MANNLKFESQKLAINYFFVAAVLFGAQLLMGLIAATQFLYPSFLFEIFDFSVARMVHINALVVWMLYAMIGSVYYLLPEETGIETVGIKLGKLAFYILTAAVTVVVLVYILVQVGPASESTIWLINEGREYIEAPRWADIGIVVVVLVFVFNLFATALKGEQTGIVTVLMADVLALAGLYLAGMFFTDNISMDQYWWWWVIHLWVEATWEVFVGCLLSYGLIKIIGARREVVEMWLWIEVSMLFGSGILGLGHHYFWIGTPEYWWEIGALFSALEPVPLVAMFVHVVYDWGKETGLKEGQNEEKMMTNSPAFAWFVTNAFGNFLGAGVWGFFHTLPQVNIYTHGTQFTSAHGHLAFFGAYATILIGMFYMGLQGKNGITKLRATFDSKMAISLITIGVLGMTVSLTIAGYGQVLVERAQMGATWEAYFVSQDFVWFVQGMGWRLATGVLTFIGFIFLIKDLLTTSKNPIHER, encoded by the coding sequence ATGGCAAATAATTTAAAATTTGAATCTCAAAAATTAGCAATTAACTACTTTTTTGTAGCTGCTGTTTTATTTGGTGCACAATTATTAATGGGGCTTATTGCAGCAACACAATTCTTATATCCAAGTTTTCTTTTTGAAATCTTTGATTTTTCTGTTGCTAGAATGGTACATATTAATGCACTAGTTGTTTGGATGCTTTATGCAATGATTGGTTCTGTATATTACCTATTACCTGAAGAAACTGGAATTGAAACAGTTGGTATCAAACTTGGGAAATTAGCATTTTATATTTTAACTGCGGCTGTTACAGTTGTTGTTTTAGTATATATCTTAGTTCAAGTTGGACCAGCATCAGAATCTACTATCTGGTTAATTAATGAAGGTAGAGAATATATTGAAGCTCCTAGATGGGCTGATATTGGTATTGTTGTTGTTGTACTTGTTTTCGTATTCAATCTATTTGCTACAGCATTAAAAGGTGAGCAAACAGGTATCGTAACGGTACTTATGGCAGATGTTTTAGCACTTGCAGGTTTATACCTTGCTGGTATGTTCTTTACAGATAATATCTCTATGGATCAATACTGGTGGTGGTGGGTAATTCACTTATGGGTTGAAGCAACTTGGGAAGTATTCGTTGGTTGTTTATTATCTTATGGATTAATCAAAATTATTGGTGCTAGAAGAGAAGTAGTTGAAATGTGGCTATGGATTGAAGTTTCAATGTTATTTGGATCTGGAATCTTAGGTTTAGGACATCACTATTTCTGGATTGGTACTCCTGAGTACTGGTGGGAAATTGGAGCTTTATTCTCTGCATTAGAGCCTGTTCCATTAGTTGCAATGTTCGTTCACGTAGTTTATGACTGGGGTAAAGAAACTGGTCTTAAAGAAGGTCAAAATGAAGAAAAAATGATGACTAACTCACCTGCATTCGCATGGTTTGTTACAAATGCATTTGGTAACTTCTTAGGTGCTGGTGTTTGGGGATTCTTCCATACATTACCACAAGTAAATATTTATACACACGGTACGCAGTTTACTTCTGCACATGGTCACTTGGCATTCTTTGGAGCATATGCTACAATTTTAATAGGAATGTTCTATATGGGACTTCAAGGTAAAAATGGTATTACAAAATTAAGAGCTACTTTTGATTCTAAAATGGCGATATCATTAATTACTATTGGTGTTTTAGGGATGACAGTTTCTTTAACTATTGCAGGATATGGACAAGTACTAGTAGAAAGAGCACAAATGGGTGCTACATGGGAAGCATATTTTGTATCTCAAGACTTTGTATGGTTTGTTCAAGGTATGGGATGGAGACTTGCAACTGGAGTATTAACTTTTATAGGATTTATATTCTTAATAAAAGATTTATTAACTACTTCAAAGAATCCAATCCACGAAAGATAA
- a CDS encoding Crp/Fnr family transcriptional regulator, giving the protein MTIQDTIKSIDFFDELDEGQIEQLTSISTVVSYPKKSILYYESDSNTQILFLVSGLLKIYKLDKFDNEIFLYHVYNNSMISELTRLDDESIYCFSNAEFTEDSSVLSIDYKKFKELFLNKNILTIKLMNTLLGKTHQLQCIVNRELVFDATAKVAFMLNQDLDMFNKLKRQEVSFMLHIQPETLSRVLKRLTRNGTIEINEGKINILNEEMLISTFRGVGV; this is encoded by the coding sequence ATTACAATACAAGATACGATTAAGTCAATAGATTTTTTTGATGAACTAGATGAAGGACAGATTGAACAGTTAACTTCAATATCTACTGTTGTTTCATATCCTAAAAAATCTATTTTATATTATGAGAGTGATTCAAATACACAAATATTATTTTTAGTATCTGGTCTTCTTAAAATATATAAATTAGATAAGTTTGATAATGAAATTTTCCTTTACCATGTTTATAATAATTCTATGATTTCGGAATTAACAAGATTAGATGATGAATCAATTTATTGTTTTTCTAACGCAGAATTTACGGAAGATTCATCTGTATTATCAATTGATTATAAAAAGTTCAAAGAACTATTTTTAAATAAAAACATTTTAACAATAAAACTAATGAATACTTTACTTGGTAAAACACACCAATTACAATGTATAGTAAATAGAGAGCTTGTATTTGATGCAACTGCAAAAGTTGCATTTATGCTAAACCAAGACCTTGATATGTTCAATAAATTAAAAAGACAAGAAGTCTCTTTTATGTTACATATACAACCAGAAACATTATCAAGAGTTTTAAAAAGACTTACAAGAAATGGCACAATTGAAATAAATGAAGGAAAAATAAATATATTAAATGAAGAGATGCTTATCTCTACATTTAGAGGAGTAGGAGTATGA
- a CDS encoding cytochrome c, with protein MSKKTVSVWTSIPFWRRSAGWVTGFAAMLLIWLTFDTMGQIAMGTDADLKNGITKRVPGPTVINYKITYEMSDKRGHEVPVIGEKEKFFGRDDWSEEEARELLHLGKLGSQAKNCMNCHTLLGNGAYYAPDLTKAWLDPAWGPNGPYLGMTNSKTKEEAMSKFLQFPSQYPTHERMMPNLGITEKEAMGLVAFLKHMSSIDTNGFPRNFGRMSTDGVTGAIHGK; from the coding sequence GTGTCAAAAAAAACTGTTTCAGTATGGACTAGTATCCCTTTCTGGCGAAGGTCAGCAGGTTGGGTAACTGGTTTTGCAGCGATGTTATTAATATGGCTTACATTTGATACCATGGGTCAAATAGCTATGGGAACAGATGCAGATCTTAAAAATGGTATTACTAAAAGAGTACCAGGACCAACAGTAATTAATTATAAAATTACTTACGAAATGTCTGATAAAAGAGGTCATGAGGTGCCAGTTATTGGTGAAAAAGAAAAATTCTTTGGTAGAGATGATTGGTCAGAAGAAGAAGCAAGAGAGTTATTACACTTAGGTAAACTAGGTTCTCAAGCTAAAAACTGTATGAACTGTCATACACTACTTGGTAATGGTGCTTATTATGCTCCAGATTTAACTAAAGCATGGTTAGATCCTGCATGGGGACCAAATGGACCATACTTAGGTATGACAAACTCAAAAACTAAAGAAGAAGCTATGTCTAAATTTTTACAGTTCCCTTCTCAATACCCTACACATGAGAGAATGATGCCTAACTTAGGTATTACTGAGAAAGAAGCTATGGGATTAGTAGCATTTTTAAAACATATGTCATCTATTGATACAAACGGTTTCCCAAGAAACTTTGGAAGAATGTCAACTGATGGTGTAACAGGAGCGATTCATGGCAAATAA